One part of the Tunicatimonas pelagia genome encodes these proteins:
- a CDS encoding RagB/SusD family nutrient uptake outer membrane protein, translating into MKSYINNFGTKLLLPLFLLAGAACSDFLEEEDPSNLTPESFFTIPDHAEASVAAVYDAARFYGDGAGIFSSNWQLLEAPTGTSTTETAQNSDLNNLYSLTWDGNTIHIRNWWRGLYEVIANANLTIDRVPAISPMEEDQKSRILGEARFWRAWAYFYAVRLWGDVPLVLMPQSTSSEDFSPSRTPQREVYDQIVEDLQVAESAGLPWTDPSGRISTSAAKSLLAKVYLTMAGFPLNLGQEYYQLAADKSKEVIDNAGPIELFDEYGDLHDESLGNTKEHIFSLQYNNVVAGNPMGNMFPNFKPVTYRGPSGTGSTVPTLSFYNSYEEGDRRTVNQEGFFYNTYFANGSGEPFDLGAPYIFKHFNVTANGTQGMPGTAQDNLNVPMIRYAEVLLIYAEAQNEISGPTQETIDALTQIRDRAGLETPSVGGFDQNSFREAVWQERWHELAYEGKTWLDMIRLRQVFNEQTGEFDDFVGHVNLSSNEALQERHLLFPLPVQEMLNNPNLEVQNPGYE; encoded by the coding sequence ATGAAATCGTATATAAATAATTTTGGTACTAAACTGCTCCTTCCGCTCTTCTTACTGGCTGGGGCAGCTTGTTCAGATTTTCTGGAAGAGGAAGATCCCTCTAACCTAACCCCCGAAAGTTTCTTCACCATTCCGGATCACGCCGAGGCTTCAGTAGCTGCGGTTTATGATGCCGCTCGCTTTTACGGCGATGGGGCGGGTATTTTCTCGTCCAACTGGCAATTGCTCGAAGCACCCACCGGAACGTCTACCACCGAAACAGCGCAAAATTCGGATTTAAATAACTTGTACTCACTGACATGGGATGGTAATACTATTCACATTCGTAACTGGTGGCGAGGACTGTACGAGGTAATTGCTAACGCTAATTTGACAATTGATCGCGTACCTGCTATCTCACCGATGGAGGAAGACCAGAAATCCAGAATATTGGGAGAAGCCCGGTTTTGGCGAGCTTGGGCATACTTTTACGCAGTGCGACTCTGGGGTGATGTGCCGTTGGTGCTCATGCCTCAATCTACCTCTTCCGAAGACTTTTCTCCATCCCGTACTCCCCAGCGGGAGGTGTACGACCAGATTGTGGAAGACTTACAGGTAGCCGAAAGTGCCGGACTGCCTTGGACGGATCCCAGTGGGCGGATTTCTACTTCAGCGGCCAAATCTTTACTGGCCAAAGTTTATTTGACGATGGCAGGTTTTCCGCTGAATTTAGGTCAAGAGTATTACCAGTTAGCAGCAGATAAGTCAAAAGAAGTGATTGATAATGCTGGGCCGATTGAACTGTTTGATGAATACGGAGACCTGCACGATGAGAGTTTAGGGAATACCAAGGAGCATATTTTTAGCTTGCAGTACAACAATGTGGTTGCGGGTAATCCGATGGGCAATATGTTCCCGAACTTTAAGCCGGTGACATACCGAGGGCCGTCGGGTACCGGAAGCACGGTGCCTACACTTTCGTTCTATAATTCTTACGAAGAAGGCGACCGCCGAACGGTTAACCAAGAAGGCTTTTTCTATAACACCTACTTTGCCAACGGTAGTGGTGAACCCTTCGACTTGGGGGCACCTTATATTTTCAAGCACTTTAATGTGACAGCTAACGGCACGCAAGGTATGCCCGGCACGGCGCAGGATAATCTGAACGTACCCATGATTCGTTATGCCGAAGTGCTACTAATTTATGCCGAGGCGCAGAACGAAATAAGTGGCCCCACCCAGGAAACCATAGATGCCTTAACGCAAATTCGCGACCGGGCTGGTTTGGAAACCCCTTCGGTGGGTGGGTTTGATCAGAATAGCTTCCGCGAGGCGGTATGGCAGGAGCGCTGGCACGAACTGGCCTACGAGGGTAAAACCTGGCTCGATATGATTCGCCTACGGCAAGTCTTTAACGAGCAAACCGGAGAATTTGATGATTTTGTCGGGCACGTCAACCTGAGCTCTAATGAAGCCTTACAAGAGCGACACCTACTGTTTCCATTACCAGTACAGGAAATGCTGAACAACCCCAACCTAGAAGTCCAAAACCCCGGCTATGAATAA
- a CDS encoding SusC/RagA family TonB-linked outer membrane protein — protein sequence MKPELIPQSPGLRGYMLFIAFSFLCFNLSLFANDQPFIVVSGIVTSSEDNLGLPGVNVLVKGTTQGTVTDVEGKYSINVPNDDDILVFSSIGFVSQEVPVNGRTTIDLTMSEDVQALEEIVVIGYGTQKKSDLTGSVGSVDVEELQERPATSLNQQLAGRIPGVQVNVNSGRPGGRTNIRVRGFSSINSTNNPLYVVDGVQLPMNNQAQFSQAIDYINPNDIVSVEVLKDASSTAIYGARGANGVILITTRKGQSGEGQITYNLDLSVNALGPNMPEVLNAEQYLAVEELAWRNMEKFDPEGWAAGRWAYLNPELKRTDPRLFDSEGNPIYDTDWIQETTQNRLSQNHQLGFSGGNDKTTYSISLGYRDDQGLYKQSYLQRYSGRLALDTKIKDWLTVGTTLNYNFQTENIVDYNDQVARRMVEDFPFLPVKYEDGTWADNRDYPFAEGTMSSMHNLHERKFILNTQTVIGSLFANIKLAEGLEFRTVFGTNILTQETNRYEGRTIRIGDQGRAWLDNDRETFWSFENYLTYNKDLGDIHSFTGLLGISWQETDFFSMSSEIRGFATDYFSFRNIGAGSNNLEVGSNATRHALNSYFGRFNYSLLNKYLVTFTGRVDGSSKFGENNKFAFFPSAAVAWRVSEEGFLSNSNLISNLKLRASHGLTGNSEIPPYSSLALLGSDYAAIWNESRFGGTGINRLANPDLRWERTAQSDIGVEIGLFRGRVSLEADVYYRKTTDMLLDAPVPQTSGYETIRRNIGSMENRGLELMLNTINIETEKFTWSTNFNISMNRNEVLSLATPADIFGVGGPNFTNPTNIIRVGEPVGSFWGLNRLGVWGTDEAAEAAEFVSYRNGLTILPGDIKYEDVNGDRAITDADRMIIGNGYPIAWGALFNTVRYGNWDLTLDIQYSYGNDVMDMNLHPSEDRQALANSYTTVLDAWTPENQDSPIAQIRDTRAGYVTNVDTRWIVDASFIRGRNVVLGYTLPTSLVERIRLDRVRIYSSVQNFFLVVDDQLIGDPEVTPIRGGDNNNAFSQGMKWHDYPKPTTYLLGVQIGL from the coding sequence ATGAAACCGGAATTAATACCGCAATCGCCCGGATTACGCGGGTACATGCTCTTTATTGCCTTTTCTTTTCTCTGCTTCAATCTCTCTCTTTTCGCTAATGACCAACCATTTATTGTAGTATCAGGTATAGTAACCTCGTCGGAAGACAATCTTGGCTTGCCGGGAGTAAACGTACTGGTGAAAGGTACCACCCAGGGTACCGTGACCGATGTAGAAGGTAAATACAGCATCAACGTACCCAATGACGACGATATACTGGTCTTTTCATCTATCGGGTTTGTCTCTCAGGAAGTACCGGTAAACGGTCGCACTACCATTGATCTTACTATGTCGGAAGATGTTCAGGCACTGGAAGAAATTGTGGTGATCGGCTACGGCACCCAGAAAAAATCGGACTTGACCGGATCAGTGGGTTCGGTAGATGTGGAAGAACTCCAGGAACGCCCCGCCACTTCACTTAACCAGCAATTGGCCGGAAGAATACCGGGAGTGCAAGTAAACGTGAACTCCGGTCGGCCGGGTGGACGAACCAATATTCGTGTCCGGGGCTTTAGCTCAATCAACTCTACCAATAATCCGCTCTATGTGGTAGATGGAGTGCAACTGCCGATGAATAATCAGGCGCAGTTCAGCCAAGCGATTGACTATATTAACCCTAACGATATTGTATCGGTAGAAGTATTAAAAGATGCTTCCTCAACCGCCATTTACGGTGCCCGGGGTGCCAACGGGGTAATCTTAATTACCACCAGGAAAGGGCAGTCTGGCGAAGGGCAGATTACCTACAATTTGGATCTCAGTGTGAATGCGCTGGGTCCGAATATGCCTGAGGTACTGAACGCTGAGCAGTATCTGGCAGTAGAAGAACTGGCGTGGCGCAATATGGAGAAGTTTGATCCCGAAGGCTGGGCTGCGGGTCGTTGGGCGTATCTAAATCCTGAGTTAAAGCGAACAGACCCTCGTTTGTTCGACAGTGAAGGCAATCCAATTTACGATACCGATTGGATTCAAGAAACTACCCAGAATAGACTCTCCCAAAACCATCAACTTGGCTTTAGCGGAGGTAACGACAAGACCACGTACTCCATCTCATTAGGCTACCGCGACGATCAGGGATTGTACAAGCAGTCGTACCTCCAACGCTACTCCGGTCGGTTAGCCCTGGACACCAAGATTAAGGACTGGCTAACGGTAGGGACTACACTGAACTATAATTTTCAGACGGAAAATATTGTGGATTACAACGATCAGGTAGCCCGACGGATGGTAGAGGATTTTCCGTTTCTTCCCGTGAAGTACGAAGACGGAACCTGGGCCGATAACCGCGATTACCCTTTTGCCGAAGGAACCATGAGCTCCATGCACAACCTGCACGAGCGTAAGTTCATTCTGAACACTCAAACGGTAATTGGAAGCCTGTTTGCCAATATAAAACTAGCCGAAGGCTTAGAGTTCAGAACAGTGTTCGGAACCAATATTCTCACTCAAGAAACCAACCGTTACGAGGGGCGAACAATTCGTATTGGCGATCAGGGACGGGCCTGGTTAGACAATGACCGGGAAACCTTTTGGTCGTTTGAAAACTACCTAACCTACAATAAAGACCTTGGTGATATTCACTCCTTTACGGGCTTACTGGGTATCTCTTGGCAAGAGACTGACTTCTTCAGCATGTCGTCGGAAATCCGGGGTTTTGCTACTGATTACTTTTCTTTTAGGAATATTGGAGCGGGAAGTAATAACCTGGAAGTAGGTTCTAATGCTACCCGCCATGCGCTGAACTCTTACTTCGGACGCTTCAACTACAGCTTGCTCAACAAATACTTAGTGACTTTCACCGGGCGGGTAGACGGCTCATCTAAGTTTGGGGAAAATAATAAGTTCGCCTTCTTTCCCTCGGCCGCAGTAGCTTGGCGGGTTTCTGAAGAAGGTTTTCTGAGCAACAGTAATCTCATTTCTAACTTAAAGCTACGCGCTAGTCACGGTCTGACGGGTAACTCCGAAATTCCCCCTTACTCATCGTTGGCTTTGCTGGGCTCCGACTACGCTGCCATCTGGAACGAATCCCGCTTCGGGGGAACCGGTATTAACCGCTTAGCCAATCCAGATTTACGCTGGGAACGAACCGCCCAAAGTGACATTGGCGTTGAAATTGGCTTATTCCGAGGACGGGTTTCGTTGGAAGCGGACGTTTACTACCGCAAAACGACTGATATGTTGCTCGATGCTCCGGTACCGCAAACCAGCGGTTACGAAACTATCCGTCGGAATATTGGGTCTATGGAAAACCGGGGGCTGGAGTTGATGTTAAATACCATCAACATTGAAACCGAGAAGTTCACTTGGTCGACCAACTTTAATATCTCGATGAACCGGAACGAGGTGTTGTCACTGGCTACTCCGGCAGACATATTCGGAGTGGGAGGGCCTAACTTTACCAATCCTACCAACATCATTCGGGTAGGTGAGCCCGTCGGTTCTTTCTGGGGCTTAAATCGCCTAGGCGTTTGGGGTACCGATGAAGCAGCCGAAGCGGCGGAGTTTGTTAGCTACCGTAACGGCCTGACCATCTTGCCCGGTGATATTAAATACGAGGATGTGAACGGCGACCGGGCCATCACTGATGCTGACCGTATGATTATCGGTAATGGTTACCCGATAGCCTGGGGGGCTTTGTTCAACACTGTGCGCTACGGCAACTGGGATTTAACCTTAGACATTCAGTATTCCTACGGTAACGATGTGATGGATATGAACCTACACCCTAGTGAAGACCGACAGGCGTTAGCAAATAGTTACACGACGGTGCTGGATGCCTGGACTCCCGAAAACCAAGATAGTCCGATTGCCCAAATCCGGGATACCCGAGCGGGTTACGTGACCAATGTGGATACCCGCTGGATTGTAGACGCTTCCTTCATCCGGGGACGAAACGTAGTGCTAGGCTATACACTACCGACCAGCTTGGTAGAGCGAATTCGCCTGGATCGAGTACGTATCTATAGTTCCGTTCAGAACTTCTTCCTCGTGGTAGATGATCAATTGATCGGTGACCCGGAAGTCACTCCTATCCGGGGTGGCGATAACAACAATGCCTTCTCCCAAGGCATGAAGTGGCACGATTATCCGAAGCCTACCACTTATTTACTAGGTGTTCAGATCGGTCTATAA
- the nuoK gene encoding NADH-quinone oxidoreductase subunit NuoK, which produces MIPLEHYLLLSAFLLCVGLVVVVTKRNAIVILIGIELMLNAANINLVAFSRHDPVLLQGQMFALFVIVVAAAEAAVAMAIILKVYSFYKTANVDDIREMQG; this is translated from the coding sequence ATGATACCATTAGAACATTACTTATTACTAAGTGCTTTTCTACTGTGTGTAGGATTAGTGGTTGTGGTTACTAAGCGCAATGCGATTGTGATACTGATTGGTATTGAGCTAATGCTAAACGCCGCCAACATCAATCTGGTGGCATTTAGTCGCCATGATCCGGTGTTGTTGCAAGGGCAGATGTTTGCTTTGTTTGTTATTGTGGTAGCAGCAGCCGAAGCTGCCGTAGCTATGGCGATTATACTAAAGGTGTATAGCTTCTATAAAACAGCTAACGTAGACGATATTCGCGAAATGCAAGGCTGA
- a CDS encoding outer membrane beta-barrel protein, with translation MKKLLILSVLAFSVTFALAQEESQQETLVNGFQVTSVGGYGGPSFRTSSIGGDFALLFGGYGGVFINKKWMFGGAGYGMVTQLDVPPAAANGNRGRHYDMGYGGFLTEYILNSDRMLHLTAQMLIGGGGISHDIEGDDLEDTESNFFVLEPGVGVELNITDFFRVNGGFTYRLVSGSNTAGITDGDLSSMAFFLNLKFGSFN, from the coding sequence ATGAAAAAATTACTTATTCTATCAGTACTTGCCTTCTCAGTAACTTTTGCCCTTGCCCAAGAAGAATCCCAACAGGAAACATTAGTTAATGGATTCCAGGTAACCAGTGTCGGAGGCTACGGTGGCCCCTCCTTTCGCACTAGTTCTATTGGAGGTGACTTTGCCTTGCTCTTCGGTGGCTACGGCGGAGTATTCATTAATAAAAAGTGGATGTTTGGCGGGGCGGGCTACGGTATGGTCACTCAGCTAGATGTGCCTCCTGCGGCAGCGAACGGAAATAGAGGGCGACACTACGATATGGGTTACGGTGGCTTTCTTACTGAATATATTCTGAACTCAGACCGGATGCTGCACCTAACCGCGCAAATGCTGATTGGTGGGGGTGGCATCTCCCACGATATTGAAGGGGATGATTTAGAAGATACCGAAAGTAACTTCTTTGTGCTGGAACCGGGAGTGGGGGTAGAACTCAATATTACTGATTTCTTCCGGGTGAACGGTGGGTTTACCTATCGGCTAGTGAGCGGATCTAATACCGCTGGTATCACGGACGGTGATTTGAGTAGTATGGCTTTTTTCCTTAATCTTAAATTTGGTTCTTTCAACTAA
- a CDS encoding TonB-dependent receptor — protein MTKWGILLTISWLLMLSATAQSITQTVRGTVVEEATLQPLVGATVYLKDTDLGSSTDKQGNFMIEEVPIGRYVLEVSFVGYETFQIPGLLVQSGKETLLEITLSPTAQSLDEVVVQEERIFPPQMISPLSSRSFTVEETRRFAATFFDPGRLATSFPGVVGVNDQANHISVRGNSPNSMLWRVEGIDIVNPNHLSNAGTFSDRRAASGGSQSVLSTQVLDNSQFLTGAFPANYGNTIGGAFDMQLRTGNNQQREYTVQAGLIGLEFAAEGPFTEGGESSYLANYRYSTVGLLTNVIGLDFGGEAISFQDLSFNLTFPTQNAGTFTFFGVGGTGRNVFEAPRDSLEWEAQEDRFDVTFTNDMGAAGATHTLPLNERTLIKSVVAMSALSSTRQGDLVTDTYETLPLEEDTYQEYRLSATSSITHRTSARQVLSGGLFLNYLNYQLSSSEGTAIADPQVLVSGEGSGWLLQPYVQGEWQLGSQLTGQLGLHYTYFSLSESHAVEPRVQLRWNPSDRHSLTLAYGLHSQIQQPGVYFSTVPNDILGQPPLQSNQNLDLTKAFHYTLGYQSLLGETVRLRAEAYYQDLFDVPITADPTSSFSALNLFEGFVNERLVNEGTGENYGLEVSLEKSLVDSYYFLLSSSFYESKYTGADGVKRDTRFNGNYAFSLTGGKEIPWNRNNKQRVIGINLRANYLGGLRTTPIDEATSRAQQTTVFIDDQAFSNKLPDYFKLDLRLSLRKNTDRYTSVWSLDLQNALNQQNVAFQYFDTVEGAVVTKYQLGLIPILTYRVEF, from the coding sequence ATGACTAAGTGGGGAATTCTATTAACAATATCCTGGCTATTGATGTTATCGGCGACCGCTCAATCCATCACCCAAACGGTGCGGGGAACGGTCGTTGAAGAGGCAACCCTTCAGCCGTTAGTGGGGGCAACAGTATACCTGAAAGACACAGATTTGGGCAGCAGTACTGATAAACAGGGAAACTTCATGATTGAGGAAGTGCCCATCGGTCGTTATGTGCTAGAAGTTAGTTTTGTTGGGTACGAAACCTTTCAGATTCCGGGTTTGCTGGTACAATCCGGGAAGGAAACTTTACTGGAAATTACGCTTTCCCCCACCGCTCAAAGTCTGGATGAAGTAGTGGTGCAGGAAGAGCGAATATTTCCGCCTCAGATGATTTCCCCACTAAGTAGCCGAAGCTTCACTGTGGAAGAAACCCGTCGGTTTGCGGCTACCTTTTTTGATCCGGGCCGATTGGCTACATCTTTTCCCGGGGTAGTGGGAGTGAACGATCAGGCGAATCATATTTCGGTACGGGGTAACTCGCCCAACAGTATGCTGTGGCGGGTAGAAGGGATTGACATTGTAAACCCTAACCACCTATCCAATGCCGGAACCTTTAGCGATCGTCGGGCAGCCAGTGGTGGTAGTCAAAGCGTACTGAGCACCCAGGTGCTGGATAACTCCCAGTTTTTGACCGGGGCGTTTCCGGCGAACTACGGCAACACTATTGGCGGAGCCTTCGATATGCAGCTACGCACTGGAAATAATCAACAGCGTGAGTATACCGTGCAAGCCGGATTGATCGGACTGGAGTTTGCTGCCGAAGGGCCATTTACCGAAGGCGGAGAAAGCTCGTATCTGGCCAATTACCGCTACTCTACCGTTGGGCTGCTTACTAACGTAATCGGCTTAGACTTCGGCGGTGAAGCGATTTCCTTTCAGGATTTATCCTTCAACCTGACATTTCCTACTCAAAATGCGGGCACATTTACCTTCTTCGGCGTAGGGGGAACCGGACGAAACGTGTTTGAGGCTCCGCGCGACTCGTTAGAGTGGGAGGCGCAGGAAGACCGCTTCGACGTTACTTTTACCAACGATATGGGAGCGGCGGGAGCCACCCACACCCTGCCACTCAATGAGCGTACTTTAATTAAGTCAGTAGTAGCCATGTCGGCTTTGAGTAGCACTCGGCAGGGTGATCTGGTCACCGATACCTACGAAACGCTACCGCTGGAAGAGGACACGTACCAAGAATATCGTCTTTCCGCTACTTCCTCAATCACGCACCGAACCTCCGCCCGACAGGTGCTGAGCGGAGGACTATTTCTAAACTATCTTAACTATCAATTATCAAGTAGCGAAGGCACCGCTATTGCCGATCCGCAAGTACTGGTTTCTGGTGAGGGTAGCGGTTGGTTGCTTCAACCCTACGTGCAGGGCGAATGGCAATTGGGTAGTCAATTGACCGGGCAGCTTGGCTTACATTACACCTACTTTTCACTGAGCGAATCCCACGCAGTAGAGCCTCGGGTGCAACTGCGGTGGAATCCGAGTGACCGGCATTCGCTTACATTGGCTTACGGACTGCATAGCCAAATTCAGCAGCCGGGAGTATATTTCTCAACCGTGCCTAACGATATTTTGGGTCAGCCCCCGCTCCAATCTAACCAGAACCTTGATCTGACCAAAGCATTTCATTATACATTGGGTTACCAGAGCCTGCTGGGAGAAACCGTTCGGCTGCGAGCGGAAGCGTATTATCAAGATTTATTTGACGTACCCATTACTGCCGATCCTACTAGCTCATTTTCGGCTTTAAATTTATTCGAGGGATTTGTTAATGAAAGACTAGTCAATGAGGGCACAGGTGAAAATTACGGATTAGAAGTATCGTTGGAGAAAAGTCTAGTGGATAGTTACTACTTTTTGTTGAGTAGCTCGTTCTACGAATCAAAGTATACCGGAGCCGATGGAGTGAAACGGGATACCCGCTTCAACGGTAATTACGCATTCAGCCTAACCGGAGGGAAAGAAATTCCTTGGAATAGAAACAATAAGCAACGCGTAATTGGAATTAACCTGCGGGCGAATTATCTGGGAGGACTACGAACCACACCGATTGATGAGGCTACTTCCCGAGCGCAACAAACTACCGTATTCATTGACGATCAGGCGTTCTCCAATAAGCTACCCGACTACTTTAAGCTAGATTTACGCCTTAGTCTGCGAAAAAATACGGATCGCTACACCAGTGTATGGTCACTCGATTTACAGAACGCCCTCAATCAGCAAAATGTAGCCTTCCAGTACTTTGACACCGTAGAAGGGGCGGTTGTGACCAAATACCAACTCGGTCTAATTCCAATTTTAACGTACCGGGTAGAGTTTTGA
- a CDS encoding acyltransferase family protein has product MTETTTTASSPPHLKNSKPTKQRLLSLDVLRGITIIGMIVVNTPGSWSYMYPPLQHAEWHGLTPTDLVFPFFLFMVGISITLALGRRVASGVPLGGVVFKIVKRFFIIYALGLFLALFPAFDFENLRYVGVLPRIAVVYLVCSLLFLKLSWRGVAWLSGITLVIYWLMMVLIPVPGVGKANLEPGTNLAAWLDELLVPGRMYRVTWDPEGFLSTFPAIVTGFTGVLTGYWLRSSKSVEHKIIGMMVAGVLTCLIGYLWHQGFPVNKNLWSSSYVLVSSGMALLLLGTLYWFIDVKHYRGWTPFFVAFGMNAITAYVLHGTLIDAFHIPINETGETLRGSSFQGLVQLGLQPELASFVWALLYLLLCFIPIWIMYRRNIIVKI; this is encoded by the coding sequence ATGACCGAAACCACTACTACTGCTTCCTCTCCCCCACATCTTAAAAATTCTAAACCTACTAAGCAACGGCTGCTCTCGCTGGACGTACTGCGGGGTATCACCATTATTGGAATGATTGTGGTGAACACTCCGGGTTCTTGGAGTTATATGTATCCGCCCTTACAACATGCCGAGTGGCACGGGCTTACTCCCACTGATCTGGTATTTCCCTTTTTCTTATTTATGGTGGGCATTTCCATTACGCTGGCTTTGGGGCGAAGGGTAGCGAGTGGCGTACCATTGGGCGGAGTAGTTTTTAAGATTGTAAAACGCTTCTTTATAATTTACGCCCTTGGCTTGTTCTTGGCACTGTTCCCGGCTTTTGACTTTGAGAACTTGCGCTACGTAGGGGTGCTGCCCCGCATTGCCGTGGTTTATCTGGTATGCAGCTTGTTGTTCTTAAAACTATCCTGGCGAGGGGTTGCCTGGCTAAGCGGAATCACACTAGTCATTTATTGGCTCATGATGGTGCTCATTCCAGTACCGGGAGTAGGGAAAGCTAATCTGGAACCTGGAACCAACTTAGCGGCTTGGCTGGACGAACTGCTAGTACCCGGACGGATGTACCGTGTTACCTGGGACCCCGAAGGCTTTCTAAGTACTTTCCCGGCTATTGTAACCGGATTCACCGGGGTGCTGACGGGTTACTGGCTTCGCTCTTCTAAATCAGTAGAGCATAAAATTATTGGGATGATGGTAGCGGGAGTGCTGACCTGTCTCATCGGTTATTTGTGGCATCAAGGTTTTCCGGTGAATAAGAATCTGTGGAGCAGCTCTTACGTACTGGTTTCTTCCGGTATGGCTTTACTGCTGCTGGGTACGCTGTACTGGTTCATCGATGTGAAGCACTACCGAGGCTGGACACCCTTCTTCGTCGCTTTCGGTATGAACGCCATTACGGCTTACGTATTGCACGGTACACTAATTGACGCTTTCCACATTCCAATTAATGAAACCGGAGAAACACTGAGAGGAAGCAGTTTTCAGGGACTAGTACAGTTAGGCTTACAGCCTGAACTAGCCTCCTTCGTTTGGGCACTGCTTTACCTATTATTGTGCTTCATACCTATCTGGATTATGTACCGTCGGAACATTATTGTAAAGATTTAA